The DNA region TCGGCTACTTGGCGGCCCAGGACCGCGGCCAGGTACTCCTCGTAGGTCCAGCCCTGCCTGCGGGCGGTATCGGCGAGATCGGCGAACACGCCCGAATTGGTCGGGGTCTTGAGCACCCGGGCTGCGTAGGCGACCTGGGAGGAGGCGTCTTCGCTCATGCCGACACCTCCGAATCCAATGCTGCGTTCCCGGCGAAGTCGACGTCGTAGAGGTCGTCCTAGTCGCACAGCGAGCGCACCACCGGATCAGTGAACGAACTCATCGGTGGTTGCTCGCGGGTCCGCTGCCAGTAGTCCACGCGCAGTTGCTTGGCCAGCTCCACATGCTCGGGGTTGGTGACCGTCCCGCGGCGGGGCCAACTGCGGCGGTGCTCAGCCACCAGGACGCCCGCGCAGGTCACCGTCACTGTATGCAGGCTGGCGACCTCGACCAGGCGCCCGATCACGCGGGGGTCGACCGAGTAGTCCACCGAGTCGATACGCACGTAGTAGTCCCGCGCCAGTCTCACCGTTGTGCGCAGGCCAGTGGTCGGTGCGACCGGCGGGAGCGCGAGCATCCGAGCCCGGTCCTCGCCTAGTGCGTCGACGGGTCGAGCTCCCAACACTCGCACAGTGCGCGAGTTGGCTGTTGCCAGCCACTCGGTGAGCTGGTCATTGAAATCGTCGGGGCCCGCGAAGATCCGGCCCACCATGAACGACAGACCGAGGTAACCGTTGTGCCGTTCGACCATGCCTTTGAACCCTGGGTCCCGCGGCGGGGCGACGACCAGCATCGACGACAATGTCCCGGCGAACGCCGCGGCATCGACCGTCGGATTGCCCGCCGAGGTCGCGATCGCCGATTCCCGATCCCACCACAGGCGATGGGATACAGCCCCGAGCCGGCACAGCAGCAGCCACATCCCGGCCAGGATGTCCCCGGCCATCCGGGAGGGGATCATCGTCGCAGAGATGTACCTCGAGACCGCCAGCGTCATCACCAACACCGGCATCTGAGCACTCTGACCTGCGCCCAGCGGGATCGGCATATTCTGGAACCACAGATCGCACTGCGTCGTATCACCGGGCTCGTGCTCGATCCGGTCCGCCGGGTCAACCCCGCGGTACTCGGGGCCGACCGCTCGCACGCGGTCCTTGAGCACGGTCATCGAGTGCGGCCAGGCGATCCGCTCGGCGATCACCGCGGCCGGCATCGTCGGATACTCCGCCAGCAGCTTGCGGATCTCCGGTTCGAAAACGCATCGGCCAGCGATCCCTTCGGGGCTCGCTTGTACTTTGGCGGCTCGGATGAGGCCAACGCTGAGCGCACCGCGTTCCTCGCGATCCCCAGCCTCCTGGAGATCTCCTTGATCGGCACACCCTCGCTGTTATGCAGACGGCCTATCTCGGCCCACTGCTCCACTGCAATCACCCTCTCAGGGGCGGGAGGGGTCAAGATTCACCCGTCACCGGGGGTCAGTATTCACCCGCTGTACGCGGACACCCGCAGTCGACAGGCGGGCGTGGCCAGAGCCAGTGGACCCAACTCAAGGTGGCCAGTTCGACGTCCTCCACGGTCTTCCACGGTCGCCCCTCGCGGAAAGGCCACGGATGAGCTCGGCCTTGTAGTAGCCATTGACCGTCTCGGCGAGCGCAATATCGTAGGAATCTGCGACGGTGCCGATCGAGGAAGCTGCTCCGATCTCGGCGAGGTGCTCGCCGTCGCGAATCGACGTGAACTGCGACCCGGCATCACTGTGGCACCGCAGCCCGGTCAGCTGGGTGCCGCGTGACCAGCGGGCCATCTCGATCGCGCCCGGGACCAACGTGGTGCACATGGGCGAGGCGACCCGCCACCCGACGATCGTGCGTGAGAAAGCGTCGACGATGAAGCAGACGTCGACGACCCAGTCCAGGTCGGCACGAATGTCAGGTCCGAGACCCACAACTGGGTCGGCGCGGTGGCAGTGAAGTCACGACGCACGGGGTCAGGGTCGCGCGGCATCCCCGGGTCGGGTCCTGTGGTGCGCACCCGCTTGCTGCGCCGGACGCCCTCGATCCCGCCGGCACGCATCAGCCGGGCGACCTGGTCCCGGCCGATGTCGCGGGTCCGCACGCTGGGCCGCCGTCCACAACTTTCGTGCCCCGTAGACCCGGAAGTTGTCCGCCCACGACTGCCGTACGACTGGACCCATAACCTCATTACGCTTCGACCGCGTGGACGGTTCTCCGCTACTTGACCTCGTAGTAGCTACTCGGGTCCACCTGCAGAACTCCGCAGATGCGCTCGACCCCCAAACACCGGCCCGCGAGGACATCATCGCGGTTGGCGTCGATGAACGCGGCTACTTCTTGTGATGCGGCCTAGCTCCGCCCCAAAGAAACTTGCTGCCCTCTTCAGAATTTCGTTTGCCCGCTTGAGCTCGCGGCCTTCCTTCCCGCGAACCTTCATCCTCGCCGAGTCGCCCCCGCCCCGTGGCCCTCGCCAATATCGGCCTGACGCACCCACGAGCGCACGGACTCGCCCGCCATAGCCAAGCTGAGCTGACACCCGCTTCACCGTGCCGTGATCGGTGCCCAGATCGGCTCGCAGGGTCCTGACCATCCGCACCGCGGCAACCTATTCTCCAGGGCTATAGCGACGCCTGGTCGACTTGCCGGGCTCGTATCCTTCGGCATGAGTCCATCCTCGTTCCCAAACGATGGAGACTCCCACCAACCCAGTGCGATTCACGACACGATCGTTTTGCTCGATTCGCCCGGAGCCGGCAACACCCAATTGGAACTCTCACAGCGGGTAGAACGCTATTGCCACCCGCTCGAGGCCGCGGTGCGCGTGCCCTCCCACCAGTCGCGAATGGTCATCGACGAGGCCGGCTACGTGAGATTCGACTCCGAGGCCGGCGCCATGGGCTCCGGGCGCCTCACCCACCCTTGCTCAGTGCGCGTTCCATGTGTCGCGTGGCCGCGCTGCCGGACAGCCAGNNNNNNNNNNNNNNNNNNNNNNNNNNNNNNNNNNNNNNNNNNNNNNNNNNNNNNNNNNNNNNNNNNNNNNNNNNNNNNNNNNNNNNNNNNNNNNNNNNNNTGTACTGCCCACGCAGGTTGTGTACGCGGTCTGCGGGTGAGGCGCCTCGTAGCGCGGTGTGGCCGCGGTGGAAATTGTAGTGGTGCAGGAATGCGGGTAGGCGAGCCGCGCGGTCGGATTCGCTGACGTACGCGGTGGCGTAGGCCCATTCTTCGAGCATGGTGCGGTTGTAGCGCTCGACCTTGCCGTTGGTCTGCGGGCGGTACGGGCGGGTGCGCTTGTGTGTGATATTGCCTCCGAGGGCCTCGGCGAAGGCGTGGGAGCGGTAGCAGGAGCCGTTGTCGGTCAGCACCCGCCGCACGGTGATCCCGGCGTCGGCGAAGTAGGCGTGGGCCCGGTGCCAGAACGCGGCCGCGGTCTCCTTGCGCTCGTCTTCTAGAAGCTCGCTGTAGGCCAGGCGTGAGTGGTCGTCGACGGCATTGTGGATGTACCAGTAGCCCATCCCGCGTTTGCGGTCACGCTTTCCCTTCACCCGGCCCAAGACCTTGTGCCCGCCTCCGTCGGGGATGCGGCCAAGTTTCTTGATGTCCACATGCACCAGATCGCCCGGCGCCTCGTGCTCGTAGCGACGCGGGCGCCGCGTGTGCGCCCGGACGGGCGCGCCGGTGGCCGGGTCGGTGAATGCCAGCCTGACGCAGCTGTAGCGGGACAGGATCTTGTGCACCGTGGACGGTTGCATGCCCAGGTGGTAGGCGATCCGGGCCGGGCCCCACCGGCGGGATACGCGCAGACCGAGCACGCGGCGTTCCCGCCGCCGCGGCGTCTGGGTCGGGTTGTGGTGCGGGCGGCTGGAGCGGTCGACCATGCCGGCCTTGCCCAGCTGCCGGTACCGGCGGGCCCACTTGCGGGCGGTGGTGACCGAGACACCGAACCGCTCCGCCGCTCGCCGCGGTACCCAATCGTCGACGACGACACACCGAGCCAGACGCAGTCTTCCCGTCGGAGTCAGCGGGGCGTTAGCGTGGGACACGAAGACCTCCGTTGTGGATGTGTTTGCTTGGTCGCTTTCACACCTCACACGGAGGTCTTCCTCATGTCAGCCCGCCATGCCGACCGGTGACACAACGTCCGTGGTCAGTACAGCTANNNNNNNNNNNNNNNNNNNNNNNNNNNNNNNNNNNNNNNNNNNNNNNNNNNNNNNNNNNNNNNNNNNNNNNNNNNNNNNNNNNNNNNNNNNNNNNNNNNNCCCCGGCAGGCGACGCGCCGACGATGCGGGCGGCGGGTGCGCGGCCCTGGTTCCGGATCGCTGGGCTGGGCGGCGATGACGTCGCCGGTTCGCAGCCGTGGACACGGTGACGGAAGCGGAAGCGATAAACCATCCACTACCTGCGCATACAGTGCGGAGTTGGTTTCCTGGACACTNNNNNNNNNNNNNNNNNNNNNNNNNNNNNNNNNNNNNNNNNNNNNNNNNNNNNNNNNNNNNNNNNNNNNNNNNNNNNNNNNNNNNNNNNNNNNNNNNNNNGGGCCTTGTTTCACAGAGTTACGGCGGCCATAGCGGCAGGGAAACGCCCGGTCCCATTCCGAACCCGGAAGCTAAGCCTGCCAGCGCCGATGGTACTGCACTCGTGAGGGTGTGGGAGAGTAGGTCACCGCCGAACACAACTTCATGACCAGCGGAGGACGAACGCTGGCGGCGTGCTTAACACATGCAAGTCGAACGGTAAGGCCCCTTCGGGGGTACACGAGTGGCGAACGGGTGAGTAACACGTGGGTAATCTGCCCTGCACTTCGGGATAAGCCTGGGAAACTGGGTCTAATACCGGATATGAACTCCTTCCGCATGGTGGGGGTTGGAAAGTTTTTCGGTGCAGGATGAGCCCGCGGCCTATCAGCTTGTTGGTGGGGTAATGGCCTACCAAGGCGACGACGGGTAGCCGGCCTGAGAGGGTGATCGGCCACACTGGGACTGAGACACGGCCCAGACTCCTACGGGAGGCAGCAGTGGGGAATATTGCACAATGGGCGAAAGCCTGATGCAGCGACGCCGCGTGGGGGATGACGGTCTTCGGATTGTAAACCCCTTTCAGTAGGGACGAAGCGCAAGTGACGGTACCTGCAGAAGAAGCACCGGCTAACTACGTGCCAGCAGCCGCGGTAATACGTAGGGTGCGAGCGTTGTCCGGAATTACTGGGCGTAAAGAGCTCGTAGGCGGTTTGTCACGTCGTCTGTGAAATCCCTCGGCTTAACCGGGGGCGTGCAGGCGATACGGGCAGACTTGAGTACTACAGGGGAGACTGGAATTCCTGGTGTAGCGGTGAAATGCGCAGATATCAGGAGGAACACCGGTGGCGAAGGCGGGTCTCTGGGTAGTAACTGACGCTGAGGAGCGAAAGCATGGGTAGCGAACAGGATTAGATACCCTGGTAGTCCATGCCGTAAACGGTGGGCGCTAGGTGTGGGGTCCTTCCACGGATTCCGTGCCGTAGCTAACGCATTAAGCGCCCCGCCTGGGGAGTACGGCCGCAAGGCTAAAACTCAAAGGAATTGACGGGGGCCCGCACAAGCGGCGGAGCATGTGGATTAATTCGATGCAACGCGAAGAACCTTACCTAGGCTTGACATATACAGGACGACGGCAGAGATGTCGTTTCCCTTGTGGCTTGTATACAGGTGGTGCATGGTTGTCGTCAGCTCGTGTCGTGAGATGTTGGGTTAAGTCCCGCAACGAGCGCAACCCCTGTCTCATGTTG from Dietzia sp. B32 includes:
- a CDS encoding IS481 family transposase encodes the protein MSHANAPLTPTGRLRLARCVVVDDWVPRRAAERFGVSVTTARKWARRYRQLGKAGMVDRSSRPHHNPTQTPRRRERRVLGLRVSRRWGPARIAYHLGMQPSTVHKILSRYSCVRLAFTDPATGAPVRAHTRRPRRYEHEAPGDLVHVDIKKLGRIPDGGGHKVLGRVKGKRDRKRGMGYWYIHNAVDDHSRLAYSELLEDERKETAAAFWHRAHAYFADAGITVRRVLTDNGSCYRSHAFAEALGGNITHKRTRPYRPQTNGKVERYNRTMLEEWAYATAYVSESDRAARLPAFLHHYNFHRGHTALRGASPADRVHNLRGQY